Proteins encoded within one genomic window of Oncorhynchus keta strain PuntledgeMale-10-30-2019 chromosome 12, Oket_V2, whole genome shotgun sequence:
- the LOC118391500 gene encoding guanine nucleotide-binding protein G(q) subunit alpha-like, with product MTLGSVGACCLSEEGKEARRINDEIERQLRRDKKDSRREFKLLLLGTGESGKSTFIKQMRIIHGTGYSEEDKRGFTKLVYQNIFTAMQSMIHAMETLQIPYKCEDNQGHANIVIEVDVEKVTMFTNPYVDAIKSLWNDPGIQECYNRKREYQLSDSAKYYLNALDRIAESSYVPTQQDVLRVRVPTTGIIEYPFDLQSVVFRMVDVGGQRSERRKWIHCFENVTSIMFLVALSEYDQVLVESDNENRMEESKALFRTIITYPWFKDSSIILFLNKIDLMQEKILFSHLVDYFPEYDGPQRDPQAGREFILKMFVDLNPDCDKIYSHFTCATDTENIRFVFAAVKDFILQLNLKEYNLV from the exons ATGACTCTGGGCTCCGTAGGGGCCTGTTGCCTCAGCGAAGAGGGAAAGGAGGCTCGACGGATCAACGACGAGATCGAAAGACAGCTTCGCCGGGACAAGAAAGACTCGCGCCGCGAGTTTAAGCTGTTGCTTCTCG GGACTGGTGAGAGTGGGAAGAGCACCTTCATCAAGCAGATGAGGATCATCCATGGGACGGGCTACTCCGAGGAGGACAAGCGAGGCTTCACCAAGCTGGTGTACCAGAACATCTTCACTGCCATGCAGTCCATGATCCATGCTATGGAGACCCTTCAAATCCCGTACAAGTGTGAAGACAACCAG GGCCATGCAAATATTGTCATCGAAGTGGATGTAGAGAAGGTCACAATGTTTACAAATCCGTACGTTGACGCCATTAAGAGTCTATGGAATGACCCAGGGATCCAGGAATGCTACAATCGGAAGAGGGAATACCAGCTCTCAGACTCTGCCAAATA CTACTTGAATGCACTGGACCGTATAGCTGAGTCATCTTATGTCCCGACCCAGCAAGACGTGCTCAGGGTCAGGGTCCCTACCACAGGCATCATAGAGTACCCCTTTGACCTCCAGAGTGTGGTCTTCAG AATGGTGGATGTGGGTGGCCAGAGGTCCGAGAGGCGGAAATGGATCCACTGCTTTGAGAATGTCACCTCCATCATGTTTCTGGTGGCTCTCAGTGAATACGACCAGGTCCTGGTAGAATCTGACAATGAG AATCGAATGGAGGAAAGCAAAGCGTTGTTCAGGACAATAATAACCTACCCGTGGTTTAAAGATTCCTCAATCATTCTATTCTTGAATAAGATTGACTTAATGCAGGAGAAAATCTTGTTCTCACATCTGGTGGATTACTTCCCTGAATATGATG ggccCCAGCGGGACCCACAGGCAGGAAGAGAATTCATCTTGAAGATGTTTGTGGACCTGAATCCAGATTGCGATAAAATCTACTCCCACTTCACCTGTGCCACTGACACGGAGAACATTCGATTTGTCTTTGCCGCCGTCAAGGACTTCATTCTGCAGCTGAATCTGAAGGAATACAACCTGGTTTAA
- the LOC118391501 gene encoding guanine nucleotide-binding protein subunit alpha-14-like isoform X2: MGECCMSAEELERNKIHQEIERQLRRDKRESHREIKLLLLGTGESGKSTFIKQMRIIHGTGYSEEDKRGFTKLVYGNIVIAVQKMIQAMKTLRIDFKDHQNIASSLSEDSLSRVEADILTNLEPWQVDGIRRLWSDQGMQKCYERRREYQLSDSTKYYLSDLDRIAAPSYLPTLQDILRVRVPTTGIIEYPFDLKTVIFRMVDVGGQRSERRKWIHCFERVTSIIFLVALSEYDQVLYESANVNRLEESKALFTTIVTYPWFQESSIILFLNKTDLLADKILHSNLADYFSTFTGPQRDAESAKMFILNMYKEQHIGRHKSLYNHFTCATDTENIRVVSKAVRDTVFQENLDRFGLGV; this comes from the exons ATGGGTGAATGCTGTATGTCGGCTGAAGAATTGGAGAGAAATAAGATACATCAGGAGATTGAGAGACAGCTTCGCCGGGACAAGAGAGAATCTCACCGCGAGATAAAGTTGTTGCTTTTAG GGACTGGTGAGAGTGGGAAGAGCACCTTCATCAAGCAGATGAGGATCATCCATGGGACGGGCTACTCCGAGGAGGACAAACGAGGCTTCACCAAGCTGGTGTACGGGAACATCGTCATTGCTGTTCAGAAAATGATCCAAGCCATGAAGACCCTACGGATTGATTTCAAAGATCACCAGAACATTGCAAGCAGCTTGTCAGAAGATTCA CTGAGCAGGGTGGAGGCAGACATATTGACCAACCTGGAACCATGGCAGGTGGATGGCATCAGAAGACTGTGGAGTGACCAGGGTATGCAGAAGTGCTACGAGCGCAGGAGGGAGTACCAGCTCTCTGACTCTACCAAATA TTACCTGAGTGACCTGGACAGAATCGCTGCACCCTCATACCTCCCCACTCTGCAGGATATCCTCAGGGTCAGGGTCCCTACCACTGGCATCATAGAGTACCCCTTTGACCTCAAGACTGTCATCTTCAG GATGGTGGATGTTGGAGGTCAAAggtcagagaggaggaagtggatcCACTGTTTTGAGAGGGTCACCTCCATCATCTTCCTGGTGGCTCTCAGCGAGTACGACCAGGTTCTCTATGAGAGCGCCAATGTG AATCGATTAGAGGAGAGCAAAGCCTTGTTTACAACCATTGTCACCTATCCCTGGTTCCAGGAGTCctccatcatcctcttcctcaacaAAACAGACCTCCTAGCAGACAAGATCTTACACTCCAACTTAGCAGACTACTTCTCAACGTTCACTG gtCCACAGAGAGATGCAGAGTCTGCTAAGATGTTCATCCTGAACATGTACAAAGAGCAGCACATAGGGCGTCACAAATCTCTGTACAACCACTTCACCTGTGCTACCGATACAGAGAACATCAGAGTTGTCTCCAAAGCTGTCAGGGACACAGTCTTCCAAGAAAACCTGGATCGGTTCGGGTTAGGGGTTTAG
- the LOC118391501 gene encoding guanine nucleotide-binding protein subunit alpha-14-like isoform X1 gives MGECCMSAEELERNKIHQEIERQLRRDKRESHREIKLLLLGTGESGKSTFIKQMRIIHGTGYSEEDKRGFTKLVYGNIVIAVQKMIQAMKTLRIDFKDHQNIGHADKLSRVEADILTNLEPWQVDGIRRLWSDQGMQKCYERRREYQLSDSTKYYLSDLDRIAAPSYLPTLQDILRVRVPTTGIIEYPFDLKTVIFRMVDVGGQRSERRKWIHCFERVTSIIFLVALSEYDQVLYESANVNRLEESKALFTTIVTYPWFQESSIILFLNKTDLLADKILHSNLADYFSTFTGPQRDAESAKMFILNMYKEQHIGRHKSLYNHFTCATDTENIRVVSKAVRDTVFQENLDRFGLGV, from the exons ATGGGTGAATGCTGTATGTCGGCTGAAGAATTGGAGAGAAATAAGATACATCAGGAGATTGAGAGACAGCTTCGCCGGGACAAGAGAGAATCTCACCGCGAGATAAAGTTGTTGCTTTTAG GGACTGGTGAGAGTGGGAAGAGCACCTTCATCAAGCAGATGAGGATCATCCATGGGACGGGCTACTCCGAGGAGGACAAACGAGGCTTCACCAAGCTGGTGTACGGGAACATCGTCATTGCTGTTCAGAAAATGATCCAAGCCATGAAGACCCTACGGATTGATTTCAAAGATCACCAGAACATT ggcCATGCAGACAAGCTGAGCAGGGTGGAGGCAGACATATTGACCAACCTGGAACCATGGCAGGTGGATGGCATCAGAAGACTGTGGAGTGACCAGGGTATGCAGAAGTGCTACGAGCGCAGGAGGGAGTACCAGCTCTCTGACTCTACCAAATA TTACCTGAGTGACCTGGACAGAATCGCTGCACCCTCATACCTCCCCACTCTGCAGGATATCCTCAGGGTCAGGGTCCCTACCACTGGCATCATAGAGTACCCCTTTGACCTCAAGACTGTCATCTTCAG GATGGTGGATGTTGGAGGTCAAAggtcagagaggaggaagtggatcCACTGTTTTGAGAGGGTCACCTCCATCATCTTCCTGGTGGCTCTCAGCGAGTACGACCAGGTTCTCTATGAGAGCGCCAATGTG AATCGATTAGAGGAGAGCAAAGCCTTGTTTACAACCATTGTCACCTATCCCTGGTTCCAGGAGTCctccatcatcctcttcctcaacaAAACAGACCTCCTAGCAGACAAGATCTTACACTCCAACTTAGCAGACTACTTCTCAACGTTCACTG gtCCACAGAGAGATGCAGAGTCTGCTAAGATGTTCATCCTGAACATGTACAAAGAGCAGCACATAGGGCGTCACAAATCTCTGTACAACCACTTCACCTGTGCTACCGATACAGAGAACATCAGAGTTGTCTCCAAAGCTGTCAGGGACACAGTCTTCCAAGAAAACCTGGATCGGTTCGGGTTAGGGGTTTAG